The Sulfitobacter sp. SK011 genome contains the following window.
CGATTTGGTCACTATGCGCTGACATCCTTACTGGTTGTTTACCGCTTTCAGCGCAGGATCGCAAAAATAGAACGCAATTTAAGGATCCGATGCATGACGCACATATTACCTGTGGGACCCGCAGCACCGCCTGTTGGCAAAGACAGGGCTTTGATGGAAGCCGCCCAAAAACTGGAGGCCACTTTTCTGGCTGAAATGCTGAAATCATCAGGGCTTGGTCAGGCGAGTGAGAGTTTTGGCGGCGGGGCCGGGGAAGATCAGTTCGCGTCATTTCTTGTTCAGGAACAAGCGATGCAAATGGTCAGGGCCGGAGGCATCGGGTTAAGCGAATCGATTTATGAAACTTTAAAGGAGCGGCAGAATGTCGGATTATAAATCAGAGTTGAACGTTGACGCGCTGGATGCGCTTCTTGAAGAAGAACGCACAGCATTACTGAGCGGTGCGCTGGACAAGCTGACGGACATGTTGCCACGCAAAGAGGCATTGATTGATGCACTGAACGGCGTTCCCCATGCGGACATTCCGACGCTTCAATCGCTCGATATTAAGGTCAAGCGAAACCAGTTGTTGCTCGATGGTGCCTTGGAAGGCATCAGAAACGTGGCCGAACGTCTGGCGACCTTGCGCCGCCTACGCGGATCGCTTGAAACCTATGGATCCGATGGAAAGAAGCGGAACATTGGCGTCGACACGGATCATTCTGTCGAGAAGCGCGCATGAGCGTTTGAATAAAAAGCTGCCTACTCAATCCGGGCGCATTTAGGGGGCGTTAAGGTAAAACCGGACATGGTGGCGATGCATCCGAGGTCGGGTGGCGCATCGTGATCAAACATAAGCGATTGCACAGGTCAGAACGACATTTCGTCCAACCCTGAATAGGGAGGGACAACAACGGACGCAAAGCGTCAATGACTGAAGGAACATGCTTATCGCGACTTTCCAGGCACCACCATGATGCCCACCGCCAGCGATGACCTTTTTACGTTTAATGATGACTGGTGCCAAATTGCTTTGCGCACCCATCTCCACCACCTTTATTCACCCAAGACCTTTCTAGGGCGCTAAGGTTTACCGCCTGCTTAACATATCCAAATGTCATTACTTCTTTTGTGTCCTTGTACTTGGGTTGGCTTTTGCAGCAGATGGATATCAAGGAGTAACGCCATCATGCAGCAACCTGTGACAGACAGTGGATATTCGTGGTTTCGGCTGTTGCTGACCCTGTTGGTTGCAACCGTGGCGAATGCCGGCATGTGGGCGATTATCGTTATCATGCCCGCGGTGGAGGCTGAGTTTGCGACCACCCGTGCGGACGCGGCACTGCCTTACACCCTGACAATGATCGGTTTCGCGCTGGGAAATTTTGTAATCGGACGGGCAGTGGACCGGTTTGGCGTCACGCTGTCGCTGATCTGTGCCGCATTGGCGATTGTTGCCGGTCTGGGCCTGGCCATTCTGTCGCATTCTATCGCCATGCTTTCCTTGGCGCAGTTGCTCGTTGGTTTCGCATCTGCCGTTGGGTTTGGTCCCTTGATTGCCGACATCTCTCATTGGTTTGTGCGCAGACGCGGGATCGCAGTGGCGCTTGTGGCAAGTGGGAATTACCTGTCCGGGGCGATCTGGCCAATGGTTCTGGCAGGCATCTTGCAAGACAGCGGTTGGCGCGCGGTCTATGCGGTCATGGCCGTTGTTACACTGGTCTGCGTGATCCCGCTGTCGCTGGCCCTGCGCCGGCAGGTGCCGGAAGATGCGCGCGACGCGGCGCAACTGGCGTCGTCCCTCAATGCACAATCGTCAGGCCTTAGCCCGCGTACGTTGCAATACCTTCTTGGCCTTGCTGGCATTGGATGCTGCGTCGCGATGTCGATGCCGCAAGTTCATATCGTATCGCTTTGCGTGGGCCTAGGTTTTGGTCCGGCAGTGGGCGCTCAGATGCTGTCATTGATGTTGCTCGGCGGTGTCGGGTCGCGCATCGTATCTGGTTTGCTGGCGGACCGGCTTGGCGGTGTGCGCACTTTGCTGATTGGCTCAATCCTGCAATGCATCGCATTATTCTTGTATCTACCGGCCGGCAGCATGGTTTCGCTATATATGGTCAGCCTAATCTTTGGCCTGAGCCAGGGGGGTATCGTGCCCAGCTATGCACTGATCGTCCGCGAATATATGCCCGCAAAAGAGGCCGGTGCACGGGTTGGTTTCGTATTGATGGCAACGATACTGGGCATGGCGCTGGGCGGTTGGATGTCGGGCCAGATTTACGATCTGACCGGGTCGTACCAATGGGCCTTCATAAACGGCATTGTCTGGAACGGGCTGAATATCGCAATCATGATCTGGCTGCTCAACCGCAGCCGTCCGCGCGCACCTCGCATGGCCGTTCAACCGCTCTGAGCGTGCTTGCGTGCCTTGGTCAGGGTGATCTGCTTTTGCCGCTCGCGAAACCGATCCTTATCCCAATCTGATGTTTCATCAAAACAATGGTGGCAACTGACACCAGCCTCAAATTCTGGTCGTTTGGTATCAGACGGCAAGATCGGTCTGCGACAGCCATGACACAGCTCATGTGGTCCTTCGACCAGGCCGTGCCCCACGCTCACCCGGTTGTCAAAGACAAAGCAATCTCCCTGCCATGTGCTTTGATCCTGCGGGACCTCTTCGAGGTATTTCAGGATGCCACCCTTTAGGTGAAACACATCCTCGACACCCTGGCCCAATAGATAGTTCGTCGATTTTTCGCACCTGATGCCGCCGGTGCAAAACATTGCGACCTTTTTGTTGTGGAACCGATGCTTGTTTGCTTCCCACCATGCAGGGAATGCGCTGAAGCTTTCTGTCTCAGGGTCGATAGCCCCGTCAAACGTGCCAATCGCAACTTCGTAGTCGTTGCGGGTGTCGATCACCGCCACGTCTGGGCTTGCGATCAGGGCGTTCCAGTCGCGCGGTTCAACATAGTTTCCAACCCGTGAAAGTGGATCAACATCGGGTTGGCCCATCGTGACAATCTCACGCTTTACCTTGACTTTCATCTTGCCAAAGGGGCGGTTTTTGCTGGTCGACGTCTTCCATTCCAGATCGGCACATCCGGGCAGGGCGCGCAGGTGGGCGATCACGGTTTCGATCCCGGCTTGCGGCCCAGCGATGGTCCCGTTCACCCCTTCATGGGCGAACAACAGCGTGCCTTGTACCTCCTGTGCGACGCAAAGGTCCAGCAGCGCAGGTTGCAGTGCGGCGGGGTCGTCAAACCGGGAAAAGTGATAAAGGGCAGCAATTGTGTACATGGGCGGGGAAATAAAGGGTGCAGGGTCTGTTGCGCAAGAGGGCAGTGGGTTAAAACCCGGACAAAGCACGTTTTGGTAAAAGGACATCCCATGCAGGCACTCATTGTTATCGACGTTCAGAATGATTTCTGCCCCGGTGGCGCGCTTGCCGTGCCACAAGGCGACGCAATCGTGCAGGGCATCAATACAATGATGGCTGACTTTGATGCCGTGATTCTGACCCAGGATTGGCATCCGGCGGGCCATTCCTCATTTGCGTCAGCGCATCAGGGCAGCGCGCCGTATGACATGATTGAAATGCCTTACGGTCCACAAGCTCTGTGGCCCGACCACTGTATCCAAGGCAGCATGGGAGCAAAGTTTCATATGGAACTACAACAAGACCGTGCCGATCTGATCATCCGAAAGGGGTATAACCCTGCCATCGACAGCTATTCCGCGTTTTTTGAGAATGATCACAAGACACCGACCGGATTAGAGGGATACCTGCGCACCCGCGGAA
Protein-coding sequences here:
- a CDS encoding MFS transporter, with the translated sequence MQQPVTDSGYSWFRLLLTLLVATVANAGMWAIIVIMPAVEAEFATTRADAALPYTLTMIGFALGNFVIGRAVDRFGVTLSLICAALAIVAGLGLAILSHSIAMLSLAQLLVGFASAVGFGPLIADISHWFVRRRGIAVALVASGNYLSGAIWPMVLAGILQDSGWRAVYAVMAVVTLVCVIPLSLALRRQVPEDARDAAQLASSLNAQSSGLSPRTLQYLLGLAGIGCCVAMSMPQVHIVSLCVGLGFGPAVGAQMLSLMLLGGVGSRIVSGLLADRLGGVRTLLIGSILQCIALFLYLPAGSMVSLYMVSLIFGLSQGGIVPSYALIVREYMPAKEAGARVGFVLMATILGMALGGWMSGQIYDLTGSYQWAFINGIVWNGLNIAIMIWLLNRSRPRAPRMAVQPL
- a CDS encoding rod-binding protein — protein: MTHILPVGPAAPPVGKDRALMEAAQKLEATFLAEMLKSSGLGQASESFGGGAGEDQFASFLVQEQAMQMVRAGGIGLSESIYETLKERQNVGL
- the pncA gene encoding bifunctional nicotinamidase/pyrazinamidase; this translates as MQALIVIDVQNDFCPGGALAVPQGDAIVQGINTMMADFDAVILTQDWHPAGHSSFASAHQGSAPYDMIEMPYGPQALWPDHCIQGSMGAKFHMELQQDRADLIIRKGYNPAIDSYSAFFENDHKTPTGLEGYLRTRGISKLTMVGLALDFCVNYSAVDAAKLEFDVTVQKGLCRAIDLNGSLGAAVSGMQAAGVNIVS
- a CDS encoding rhodanese-related sulfurtransferase yields the protein MYTIAALYHFSRFDDPAALQPALLDLCVAQEVQGTLLFAHEGVNGTIAGPQAGIETVIAHLRALPGCADLEWKTSTSKNRPFGKMKVKVKREIVTMGQPDVDPLSRVGNYVEPRDWNALIASPDVAVIDTRNDYEVAIGTFDGAIDPETESFSAFPAWWEANKHRFHNKKVAMFCTGGIRCEKSTNYLLGQGVEDVFHLKGGILKYLEEVPQDQSTWQGDCFVFDNRVSVGHGLVEGPHELCHGCRRPILPSDTKRPEFEAGVSCHHCFDETSDWDKDRFRERQKQITLTKARKHAQSG
- a CDS encoding flagellar biosynthesis protein FlgN, which codes for MSDYKSELNVDALDALLEEERTALLSGALDKLTDMLPRKEALIDALNGVPHADIPTLQSLDIKVKRNQLLLDGALEGIRNVAERLATLRRLRGSLETYGSDGKKRNIGVDTDHSVEKRA